The Christiangramia flava JLT2011 genome has a segment encoding these proteins:
- the gldN gene encoding gliding motility protein GldN, whose amino-acid sequence MSLKGFLVFGFTMMMGAASFGQANILNADKPEDIGKKSEAQLAVDEEDKPLEYGYVGDRDILWSKGTWEIIDLDERVNFPLYYPIDTNNIGTSRRSLYDVLIRAIKDGKIQNIYADSYFNEKRTLKDIRATLSKVDTTDLGIEQYNAGEEVAAQYIDRRDLGAADIAEYHIRGMWYFDKRLAELKYRLLGIAPVAPDVNFIDSGQTDLVELFWVWYPDAREVLHEAKVFMGGNTSNTVSFDHLLNSRRFDAVIYKEDNVQGDRQIDDYIVDNAFMQLLESERIKEQIRNFEQDMWNY is encoded by the coding sequence ATGAGCTTGAAAGGATTTTTAGTGTTTGGTTTTACGATGATGATGGGCGCTGCATCTTTTGGGCAGGCAAACATCCTTAATGCTGATAAGCCCGAGGATATTGGGAAAAAATCTGAGGCTCAGCTTGCCGTAGACGAAGAAGATAAACCTTTGGAATACGGATACGTGGGAGACCGCGATATTCTATGGTCAAAAGGCACCTGGGAGATCATCGATCTGGATGAGCGTGTGAATTTCCCGTTGTACTATCCTATTGATACCAACAATATTGGGACCAGTAGACGTTCCCTGTATGATGTATTGATCAGAGCTATTAAAGATGGTAAGATCCAGAATATTTATGCCGATTCTTATTTCAATGAGAAAAGAACGCTGAAGGATATTCGGGCAACGCTTTCAAAAGTTGATACGACCGATCTTGGTATCGAGCAGTATAACGCAGGTGAAGAGGTAGCGGCGCAGTATATCGATCGTCGAGATCTTGGTGCAGCTGATATCGCTGAATATCACATCCGCGGGATGTGGTACTTTGATAAGCGTTTAGCTGAATTGAAATATCGTTTACTTGGAATCGCACCAGTGGCCCCAGATGTAAACTTTATTGATTCGGGCCAGACAGACCTGGTAGAACTTTTCTGGGTTTGGTATCCAGATGCACGTGAAGTGCTTCATGAAGCCAAGGTTTTCATGGGCGGAAACACTTCAAATACCGTTTCTTTTGATCATTTATTGAACTCACGGCGCTTTGATGCCGTGATCTATAAAGAAGATAACGTGCAGGGTGACCGGCAAATTGATGATTATATCGTGGATAATGCCTTTATGCAGCTGCTCGAATCTGAAAGGATCAAAGAACAGATACGTAATTTCGAACAGGACATGTGGAATTACTAA
- a CDS encoding DUF983 domain-containing protein — translation MKALKGTKLYSILTGTCPVCHEESMYLESNPYKLSRVLEMHERCSHCGTKYKIEPSFFYGAMYVSYAVGVAFAVAAFIISYFFFESSPLTAFFAITGTLIVFMPIIMRLSRNIWINFFFSYKGTEKAEN, via the coding sequence ATGAAAGCTCTTAAAGGAACCAAGCTCTATAGTATTTTAACCGGTACCTGTCCCGTTTGCCACGAAGAAAGCATGTACCTGGAGTCAAATCCCTACAAATTGAGCAGGGTCCTGGAAATGCACGAACGCTGTTCTCACTGCGGTACGAAGTATAAAATCGAGCCTTCTTTTTTCTACGGCGCCATGTATGTAAGCTATGCCGTTGGTGTTGCGTTTGCGGTTGCCGCTTTTATCATCTCCTATTTTTTCTTCGAAAGCAGTCCCTTGACTGCATTTTTTGCGATTACGGGTACCCTGATCGTTTTTATGCCGATCATCATGCGCCTTTCCAGGAATATCTGGATCAACTTTTTCTTTTCCTATAAAGGCACGGAAAAAGCTGAAAACTAA
- the gldL gene encoding gliding motility protein GldL, protein MAKSRATKKVTNMVYGLGASVVILGALFKIMHWPFGNAMLIIGLCVEALVFAYSAFEPVDDELDWSLVYPELAGGEPANRKAALVEQQETQGMLSKKLDDMLREAKIDANLMSSLSESIRNFEGAAKGIAPTVDSMASQKKYSEELSVAAAQMETLNNIYKAQVDSASRQAEINQEVAENAGKLKAQMDSLAENMASLNNVYGGMLTAMNGKARV, encoded by the coding sequence ATGGCAAAATCAAGAGCAACGAAAAAAGTGACCAACATGGTCTACGGTCTTGGAGCATCTGTAGTAATTCTGGGTGCCCTTTTTAAAATTATGCACTGGCCGTTTGGTAACGCAATGCTTATCATCGGTCTTTGTGTGGAAGCTTTAGTATTCGCATACTCGGCTTTCGAACCGGTAGACGATGAACTGGACTGGTCTTTAGTTTATCCAGAATTGGCAGGAGGTGAGCCTGCTAACCGAAAAGCAGCTTTAGTAGAGCAGCAAGAAACTCAGGGTATGTTGAGCAAGAAACTGGACGACATGCTACGCGAAGCGAAAATTGACGCTAATTTGATGAGTTCATTAAGCGAAAGTATCCGAAATTTTGAAGGTGCCGCCAAAGGAATAGCCCCTACCGTAGATTCCATGGCTTCACAGAAAAAATACAGCGAGGAACTTAGTGTTGCAGCTGCGCAGATGGAAACTTTGAACAATATTTATAAAGCTCAGGTAGATTCAGCTTCACGTCAGGCTGAGATCAACCAGGAAGTAGCTGAAAATGCCGGAAAACTGAAGGCACAGATGGATTCTCTTGCAGAAAATATGGCTTCCCTAAACAACGTTTATGGTGGAATGCTTACTGCAATGAACGGAAAAGCGAGAGTCTAA
- the gldK gene encoding gliding motility lipoprotein GldK has protein sequence MKKYISLIAVLALLSSCGGGDRGQLVGAEGKKWNPEKPYGMTLIPGGAFVMGKSDDDIAGQRNAPPKTVTVRSFYMDETEITNSEYRQFVNYVRDSVVRVKLAIMAEMQGAVPGDDGIGEYAFADADPEDMTPYQEYMMNTYGQGGPSDDYANRKLNKDVDLVWETDKYPDVYYAEVMDSMYIPMDEVYNGQRTIDVKKLKFRYSWMDIQSAAKQQGDRSDYIKTEEVSVYPDTTVWIKDFNYSYNEPMHNDYFWHSAYDEYPVVGVSWKQARAFTQWRTKYHNDYKKSKGDANVPSYRLPTEGEWEYAARGGLDGATYPWGGPYTKNDRGCFMANFKPLRGDYAADQALYTVEAKSYDPNDFGLYNMAGNVSEWVDSSYDPGSYEYMSTMNPTVNNPDDMRKVVRGGSWKDVAYFLQVSSRDYEYADSARSYIGFRTVQDYLGTDVTLNQSSNK, from the coding sequence ATGAAGAAGTATATTTCGCTCATTGCTGTTCTAGCCTTGCTTTCCAGCTGTGGTGGAGGCGATCGTGGACAGCTTGTTGGTGCGGAGGGTAAGAAGTGGAATCCGGAGAAACCTTATGGTATGACATTGATTCCTGGCGGTGCCTTCGTCATGGGTAAATCTGATGACGATATTGCCGGGCAGAGGAATGCCCCTCCAAAGACCGTTACGGTTCGCTCATTTTACATGGATGAGACCGAAATTACTAACTCAGAGTATCGCCAGTTCGTGAACTATGTTCGCGATTCGGTCGTTCGGGTGAAACTTGCGATCATGGCAGAAATGCAGGGCGCTGTTCCCGGCGATGATGGGATTGGGGAATATGCGTTTGCTGATGCTGATCCGGAAGATATGACTCCGTATCAGGAATATATGATGAATACTTACGGTCAGGGCGGTCCTTCAGACGATTATGCCAACCGTAAACTGAATAAAGACGTAGATTTGGTTTGGGAGACAGATAAGTATCCCGATGTATATTACGCGGAAGTCATGGATTCGATGTATATCCCGATGGATGAAGTATACAATGGCCAGCGTACGATCGATGTGAAAAAACTGAAATTCAGATACAGCTGGATGGACATCCAGTCTGCCGCGAAACAGCAGGGAGACCGTAGCGATTACATTAAAACCGAAGAAGTTTCCGTATATCCTGATACCACCGTATGGATCAAGGATTTCAACTACTCTTACAATGAGCCCATGCACAACGATTATTTCTGGCATAGTGCTTATGATGAATATCCTGTGGTAGGAGTGAGCTGGAAGCAAGCTCGTGCTTTTACCCAGTGGAGAACAAAATATCATAACGATTATAAAAAATCCAAGGGAGATGCCAATGTTCCTTCTTACCGCTTACCAACTGAAGGGGAGTGGGAATATGCTGCGAGAGGCGGCCTGGATGGAGCTACCTATCCTTGGGGTGGACCGTACACCAAGAATGATCGTGGGTGTTTTATGGCAAACTTTAAGCCGCTTCGAGGAGATTATGCCGCCGATCAGGCTTTGTATACCGTAGAAGCAAAATCTTATGACCCGAACGATTTTGGGTTGTACAACATGGCCGGGAATGTTTCGGAATGGGTAGATTCTTCATATGATCCAGGATCATATGAATACATGTCTACCATGAACCCCACCGTTAACAATCCTGATGATATGAGAAAAGTAGTTAGAGGAGGGTCATGGAAGGATGTCGCTTATTTCCTTCAGGTAAGTTCCAGAGATTATGAATATGCTGATTCAGCCAGAAGTTATATCGGCTTCCGAACAGTTCAGGATTATTTGGGAACTGATGTAACCTTAAACCAATCTTCTAACAAATAG
- the abc-f gene encoding ribosomal protection-like ABC-F family protein, which translates to MLNIHNLSVSFAGEYLFKDISFRLGPGDRVGLIGKNGAGKSTMLKIIAGEQEYDSGQISKDKALKIGFLKQDLDFEKGRTVLDESYQAFTEIKKLEAEMTHINEQLATRTDYESESYNQLIQDLSEITHQYEIIGGYNYEGDTEKVLLGLGFTRDDFHKQTDTFSGGWRMRIELAKLLLQNNDILLLDEPTNHLDIESIIWLESFLNNYPGCVMLVSHDKMFLNNVTNRSIEISLGNIYDYKKPYSEFMEFRKELREQQLAAQKNQQKEIEHTEKLIDKFRAKATKASMAQSLMKKLEKIDRIEVDEDDNAVMSVNFPVSVNPGKVVIEAHHLEKAYGDKKVLDDINLLVERQSKIAFVGQNGQGKTTLAKIIIGELQHEGELKLGHNVQLGYFAQNQADYLNGEKSVLETMVDAANETNRTKVRDMLGAFLFRGDEVEKKVKVLSGGERNRLALCKMLLEPFNVLVMDEPTNHLDIKSKNVLKEALSRFEGTLLLVSHDRDFLQGLTDKVYEFRNHQINEYLGDIDYYLDQRKLQDMRAVEKREVQKKNSAEKSGAQKGSQVNQKERKKLKNRLSKIEMKITKMEADIKAKDRQLAENYEKTITQADFLPNYNASKKKLEKLMEEWEDLQLALEKN; encoded by the coding sequence ATGCTGAATATTCATAATCTTTCCGTTTCGTTTGCAGGAGAATACCTTTTTAAGGACATCAGTTTCAGGCTGGGTCCGGGAGATCGAGTAGGTCTTATTGGGAAAAATGGCGCGGGAAAATCTACGATGCTAAAGATTATTGCCGGGGAGCAGGAATACGATTCCGGGCAGATCTCGAAAGATAAAGCCTTAAAAATTGGATTTTTAAAGCAGGATCTCGATTTTGAAAAGGGCCGTACGGTGCTGGATGAGTCCTACCAGGCTTTTACCGAAATCAAAAAACTGGAGGCAGAAATGACTCATATCAATGAGCAGCTGGCTACGAGGACCGATTATGAAAGTGAGTCGTATAACCAGTTGATCCAGGATCTGAGTGAGATCACGCACCAGTACGAGATCATTGGCGGATACAATTACGAAGGTGATACCGAGAAAGTGCTTTTGGGACTGGGTTTTACCCGCGACGATTTTCATAAGCAAACCGATACATTTTCCGGTGGATGGCGTATGCGTATCGAGCTGGCCAAACTACTGCTCCAAAACAATGACATTTTGCTGCTGGATGAGCCCACCAACCACCTCGATATCGAAAGTATCATCTGGCTGGAAAGCTTTCTTAATAATTATCCTGGCTGTGTAATGCTGGTCTCTCACGACAAGATGTTTCTGAACAATGTGACCAATCGCAGTATTGAAATTTCCCTCGGAAATATTTACGATTACAAAAAGCCGTATTCAGAATTCATGGAATTTCGGAAGGAACTTCGCGAACAGCAGCTGGCAGCTCAGAAGAATCAGCAGAAAGAGATTGAGCATACCGAAAAGCTGATCGATAAATTCCGTGCCAAGGCCACCAAGGCTTCGATGGCGCAATCCCTGATGAAAAAGCTTGAGAAGATTGACAGGATCGAGGTTGATGAAGATGACAATGCCGTGATGAGCGTGAATTTTCCCGTGAGTGTGAACCCGGGAAAGGTAGTGATCGAAGCGCACCACCTTGAAAAAGCTTACGGTGATAAAAAGGTGCTTGATGATATCAATTTGCTGGTGGAGCGGCAGAGTAAGATCGCGTTTGTTGGACAGAACGGCCAGGGAAAAACCACGCTCGCAAAGATCATTATCGGGGAACTTCAGCATGAAGGTGAACTCAAACTGGGTCACAACGTACAACTGGGTTATTTTGCACAAAACCAGGCGGATTACCTGAATGGAGAAAAATCGGTTTTAGAAACCATGGTCGATGCGGCAAATGAAACCAACAGGACCAAAGTACGCGATATGCTGGGCGCTTTCCTATTCCGTGGGGATGAAGTGGAAAAGAAAGTGAAAGTGCTTAGCGGAGGGGAGAGAAACCGGCTGGCACTTTGTAAAATGCTGCTGGAACCTTTTAATGTGCTGGTGATGGATGAGCCCACCAACCACCTGGACATCAAATCCAAAAATGTCCTGAAAGAAGCTTTGAGCAGATTTGAAGGGACCTTGCTTTTGGTTTCTCACGACCGGGATTTTCTGCAAGGACTTACTGATAAGGTTTATGAATTCCGAAATCACCAGATCAACGAATATTTGGGTGATATTGATTATTACCTGGACCAGCGGAAACTTCAGGACATGCGAGCCGTGGAAAAAAGGGAAGTTCAGAAGAAAAATTCTGCTGAAAAAAGCGGAGCACAGAAAGGATCGCAGGTTAACCAGAAAGAGCGCAAGAAACTGAAGAATCGCCTGAGCAAGATTGAAATGAAGATTACGAAGATGGAGGCCGATATCAAGGCGAAAGACAGGCAGCTTGCCGAAAATTATGAAAAAACGATCACGCAGGCAGATTTTCTTCCGAATTACAATGCTTCCAAGAAGAAGCTGGAGAAACTGATGGAAGAGTGGGAAGACCTGCAGCTGGCTCTGGAAAAGAATTAA
- a CDS encoding NAD(P)/FAD-dependent oxidoreductase: MKQDFLVVGLGLSGLAICEELEKRGHSFRVYEDNSQKSSFVAGGIFNPVILKRFTLAWDADEQLKVSIPFYQSLEQKLHIPLVHFWNIFRRFHSVEEQNNWFVATDKERLGEFLDTKLHQIDNPHISAPYSYGKVQQTGHVDTGKMLAAYRKYLAEKNSILFENFDYDQLQLEDGRVKYQDGHFESVIFCEGFGLRRNPYFQYLPLRGNKGEYITIRSRELQLKEAIKSSVFILPLGDDLYKVGATYDNQDKSPEITSQACERLVQQVRQVINCDFEVVDQVAGIRPAMIDRRPIIGRHPEHSNLYCCNGFGSRGVLAGPVMARQLLDFIDDQSGIDAEVDLNRFTKKYFQH, from the coding sequence ATGAAACAAGATTTTTTGGTAGTGGGACTTGGCCTTAGCGGACTCGCCATTTGTGAAGAACTGGAAAAACGAGGGCATAGTTTCAGGGTATATGAAGATAACAGCCAGAAGTCTTCTTTTGTGGCCGGTGGAATTTTCAATCCCGTTATTCTGAAGCGCTTTACATTAGCCTGGGATGCCGATGAACAATTGAAGGTATCCATCCCTTTTTATCAGTCGCTGGAGCAAAAGCTACATATCCCGCTGGTGCATTTCTGGAATATTTTCCGAAGATTCCATTCGGTGGAAGAACAGAACAACTGGTTTGTGGCGACCGATAAGGAACGATTAGGTGAATTCCTGGATACGAAATTGCACCAGATCGATAATCCACATATCAGTGCTCCGTATTCCTACGGAAAAGTTCAGCAAACCGGGCATGTAGACACCGGGAAAATGTTGGCTGCCTACCGCAAGTATCTGGCTGAAAAAAACAGCATTCTTTTTGAAAATTTCGATTATGATCAATTACAACTAGAAGACGGAAGGGTCAAATACCAGGATGGCCATTTTGAATCGGTGATTTTTTGCGAGGGCTTTGGGTTGCGTCGCAATCCGTATTTTCAGTATTTACCGCTTCGCGGAAACAAAGGGGAGTATATCACCATTCGCTCCAGGGAACTGCAGTTAAAAGAGGCGATAAAATCTTCCGTATTTATTCTTCCGCTAGGCGATGACCTTTATAAAGTGGGAGCGACTTATGATAATCAGGATAAAAGCCCCGAGATAACGTCCCAGGCATGTGAAAGACTGGTTCAGCAGGTGAGGCAGGTGATCAATTGTGATTTCGAGGTGGTAGATCAGGTGGCAGGAATACGGCCGGCAATGATCGATAGAAGACCAATTATTGGGAGGCACCCGGAACATTCCAATCTTTATTGTTGCAACGGCTTCGGAAGTCGTGGGGTGCTGGCTGGCCCGGTAATGGCCAGGCAATTGCTTGATTTTATTGACGACCAATCAGGAATTGATGCGGAGGTGGATCTTAACCGCTTTACCAAAAAATATTTTCAGCATTAG
- a CDS encoding formimidoylglutamase produces MEIDFLAPLSQDLLDQIKNLDQHSLGAKTLFHSERSGLPDLENVHVAIFGVKDNRRAVRKSETPEFSQLRRNFYRLFPGNWRVNIADLGDVEAGATVDDTYFAVQQIVESLIKKDILPVILGGSQDLIYAQYRAYDKLDQMVNLVNIDSKFDLGDADKAITSESYVGKIVVDQPYNLFNYSALGYQTYFNSQEEIELMERLFFEAYRLGEVTADIAAMEPVFRNANLVGMDLNAIDSGSMNSAYFNSPNGFNGREICALARYAGISDKVSSFGVYEYQNNLGDLANTLVAQIIWYFVEGVNYRTNENTISAKKEFIRYQVPIEDEVLVFFKSPVSGRWWIEIPFLDHVNTKLKRHTLLPCTEEDYLEACNQVIPERWYKAKRKNEV; encoded by the coding sequence ATGGAGATCGATTTTCTTGCTCCCCTGAGTCAGGACCTGCTTGATCAAATCAAGAACTTAGACCAGCATTCCCTTGGAGCGAAAACCCTGTTCCATAGCGAGCGTTCGGGCTTACCTGATCTGGAAAATGTTCACGTGGCTATTTTTGGCGTGAAAGATAACCGCCGAGCGGTACGGAAAAGCGAAACCCCTGAATTTTCACAGCTTAGAAGAAATTTTTACAGACTATTCCCCGGGAACTGGCGTGTGAATATTGCTGATCTGGGGGATGTGGAAGCAGGCGCAACCGTTGACGATACCTATTTCGCGGTACAACAAATCGTTGAAAGCCTGATAAAAAAGGATATTTTGCCGGTGATACTGGGTGGAAGCCAGGATTTGATTTATGCCCAATACAGGGCGTATGATAAACTGGATCAGATGGTTAACCTGGTAAATATCGATAGTAAATTTGATCTTGGCGATGCTGACAAGGCGATTACCAGTGAGTCTTATGTAGGAAAAATCGTAGTTGATCAGCCTTATAATTTATTTAATTATTCGGCTTTAGGCTACCAGACCTATTTCAATTCTCAGGAAGAGATCGAATTAATGGAGAGGCTGTTTTTTGAGGCTTATCGACTGGGAGAAGTCACTGCGGATATTGCGGCGATGGAACCGGTCTTCAGGAATGCCAATCTGGTTGGAATGGACCTGAATGCGATTGATTCGGGCTCGATGAATTCAGCTTATTTCAATTCACCTAATGGTTTTAACGGAAGGGAGATTTGCGCTCTGGCTCGTTATGCCGGGATTAGTGATAAAGTTTCTTCTTTCGGTGTTTATGAATATCAGAATAACCTGGGAGACTTAGCAAATACGCTGGTTGCCCAGATCATTTGGTATTTCGTAGAAGGCGTGAACTACCGTACGAACGAGAATACTATTTCCGCTAAAAAAGAGTTTATAAGATACCAGGTGCCTATTGAAGATGAGGTGTTGGTGTTCTTTAAAAGCCCAGTGAGCGGCAGGTGGTGGATCGAGATCCCGTTTTTGGATCATGTGAATACTAAATTAAAAAGGCATACGTTATTACCTTGCACAGAGGAAGATTATCTGGAAGCATGCAACCAGGTGATCCCTGAAAGATGGTATAAAGCAAAAAGAAAAAACGAAGTTTAA
- the gldM gene encoding gliding motility protein GldM, producing MASGKQSPRQKMINLMYLVFIAMMALNMSKEVLTAFGLMNEKLAESSTATTQRNSAFMAGLAEKVSEQPKKYAPLKEKADKIDELSSNFTAYIDNLKNELQATVSDPEDYETMDKSNELDEMFFQSGTISPKGEEFLNQIEIYREGVASTIEDAFPQIAQKVRSEFSTGEVTTRENIKKPWLDYHYQGFPLIASITKLTQMQVDVKSTESQILSAMLSGQLQSEVSLTNYQAIVVPDKTAFFSGENFKGKVVLGRVDNTLQFDNVTINGKKVESTQAGQVVLDFPAGNIGEQDIKGQLEFKEGDSTVVIPVSSSYTVIPKPNNAVISADKMNVVYRGVQNPMTISIPGVPSVSANAPGLRQAGGAGKYTMDVTTLQAREVAIKVSGKLPTGETVSDSKTFRIKDIPRPVGTVRGEDGSVSMQRNSLEIANIGASLPDFDFDLNLNVTGFKFKVPGQPTIIVRGNRLDDRAKAALRRAGRGESVQVYDIEASLAGNSSYKLKKVAPVFIELTN from the coding sequence ATGGCATCCGGAAAACAATCGCCACGGCAGAAGATGATCAACCTAATGTACCTGGTGTTCATCGCGATGATGGCGTTAAATATGTCCAAGGAGGTGTTGACAGCCTTCGGATTGATGAATGAAAAGCTTGCCGAATCAAGTACGGCAACCACTCAGCGAAATTCGGCATTTATGGCTGGTCTTGCTGAAAAAGTAAGCGAGCAACCTAAGAAATATGCTCCTCTTAAGGAAAAAGCAGATAAGATCGATGAGCTATCTTCTAACTTTACTGCTTATATAGACAATTTAAAAAATGAACTACAAGCGACGGTAAGTGATCCTGAGGATTATGAAACCATGGACAAATCGAACGAACTGGACGAAATGTTTTTCCAGAGTGGGACGATTTCTCCGAAAGGTGAGGAATTCCTGAACCAGATCGAGATCTACCGTGAGGGCGTGGCTTCTACTATTGAAGATGCATTTCCTCAGATCGCTCAAAAAGTAAGAAGTGAATTTTCCACTGGAGAAGTCACAACTCGTGAAAATATCAAGAAGCCCTGGTTGGATTATCATTATCAGGGGTTCCCATTGATCGCTTCTATTACAAAACTTACTCAAATGCAGGTTGATGTAAAAAGCACCGAGAGCCAGATTCTTTCGGCTATGCTTTCTGGGCAGCTGCAGAGCGAAGTCTCATTGACCAACTATCAGGCGATCGTGGTTCCAGACAAGACAGCATTCTTTAGCGGTGAAAACTTCAAAGGAAAGGTGGTACTTGGCCGTGTGGACAATACGCTTCAGTTTGATAATGTAACGATCAATGGAAAAAAAGTTGAAAGCACTCAGGCCGGGCAGGTTGTTCTGGATTTTCCAGCTGGAAATATCGGAGAGCAGGATATCAAGGGGCAATTGGAATTCAAGGAAGGTGATTCAACCGTGGTAATTCCGGTAAGCAGTTCGTACACTGTGATTCCGAAACCTAATAATGCAGTGATTTCTGCTGATAAAATGAACGTGGTGTATCGTGGAGTTCAAAACCCGATGACTATTTCCATTCCTGGAGTACCAAGTGTGAGTGCGAACGCACCTGGATTGCGTCAGGCTGGTGGTGCCGGAAAATATACTATGGATGTAACCACGCTTCAGGCGAGAGAAGTTGCCATTAAAGTTAGTGGTAAACTACCTACCGGTGAAACAGTTTCAGATAGCAAGACCTTCCGAATTAAAGATATTCCTCGTCCTGTTGGAACTGTTAGAGGTGAAGATGGTTCTGTATCGATGCAGCGAAACAGCCTGGAAATTGCCAATATTGGCGCTTCCCTGCCAGATTTCGATTTCGATCTGAATCTTAATGTAACCGGATTTAAATTTAAAGTTCCTGGGCAGCCAACAATTATTGTACGTGGAAATCGTTTAGATGATAGGGCAAAAGCAGCCTTACGTCGTGCCGGACGTGGAGAAAGCGTTCAGGTATACGACATCGAGGCTTCTTTAGCAGGTAATTCCAGCTATAAGTTGAAAAAAGTAGCTCCGGTATTTATCGAGCTAACAAATTAA
- a CDS encoding CPXCG motif-containing cysteine-rich protein: MNEHFFQCPYCWEEISVLLDPSINHQTYIEDCEVCCRPIEFEVAFEDGELVQFEVRDIEQ, from the coding sequence ATGAACGAACACTTTTTTCAATGCCCATATTGCTGGGAAGAAATTTCGGTTTTACTGGATCCTTCGATCAACCATCAAACCTATATTGAAGATTGTGAAGTTTGTTGCCGTCCCATTGAATTTGAAGTGGCATTTGAGGATGGGGAACTTGTTCAATTCGAGGTGCGGGATATTGAACAATAA